One Mycobacterium sp. SMC-4 DNA window includes the following coding sequences:
- a CDS encoding pirin family protein: MPAVTADTLTLPRLAGPSASDTERPVRSVTAGPTGFEGEGFPVVRAFAGVSHRDLDPFVHMDQMGEVEYEPGQPRGTDWHPHRCFETVTYMIDGRFAHQDSHGGGGLITDGATQWMTAGSGILHIETPPAELVESGGLFHGIQLWVNLPKKDKFAAPRYQAIEGDQVTLLASTDGGALVRVIAGEVDGTNGPGATYTPITMAHATIAPGALLNMPWNRDFNALVYVLSGRGSVGPVGHPIRQGHLAVLGPGDRITVAAEPTQDAHRPALEVLLLGGRPIREPVFQYGPFVMNSKSELIEAVEDFQAGKFGTIPPGALMPHHP, translated from the coding sequence ATGCCTGCTGTCACAGCCGATACCCTGACCCTCCCCCGTCTGGCCGGCCCATCCGCGTCGGACACCGAGCGCCCGGTGCGCTCGGTCACCGCCGGACCGACCGGCTTCGAAGGTGAAGGCTTCCCAGTCGTCCGGGCCTTCGCCGGCGTCAGCCACCGTGACCTCGACCCTTTCGTCCACATGGACCAGATGGGTGAAGTCGAATACGAGCCCGGTCAGCCCCGCGGCACCGATTGGCACCCGCACCGTTGCTTCGAGACGGTGACCTACATGATCGACGGGCGCTTCGCCCACCAGGATTCGCACGGCGGTGGCGGGCTGATCACCGACGGCGCCACCCAGTGGATGACCGCCGGCTCGGGCATCCTGCACATCGAGACACCGCCGGCCGAACTGGTCGAGAGCGGCGGACTGTTCCACGGCATCCAGCTGTGGGTCAACCTGCCCAAGAAGGACAAGTTCGCCGCGCCCAGATACCAGGCCATCGAAGGCGACCAGGTCACCCTGCTGGCCTCGACCGATGGCGGAGCGCTGGTCCGGGTGATCGCCGGCGAGGTCGATGGCACCAACGGCCCCGGCGCGACCTATACGCCGATCACCATGGCGCACGCCACGATTGCCCCCGGCGCACTGCTGAACATGCCGTGGAACCGTGACTTCAACGCGCTGGTCTACGTGTTGTCCGGCCGCGGTTCTGTCGGGCCGGTGGGACATCCGATCCGTCAGGGACATCTCGCGGTGCTCGGACCAGGTGACCGCATCACGGTGGCCGCCGAACCGACCCAGGACGCGCACCGTCCGGCGCTGGAAGTGCTGCTGCTGGGAGGAAGGCCGATTCGTGAACCGGTCTTCCAGTACGGACCTTTCGTGATGAACTCCAAGAGTGAGCTCATCGAAGCCGTCGAGGACTTTCAGGCCGGCAAGTTCGGCACCATTCCGCCCGGCGCGCTGATGCCGCACCATCCGTAG
- a CDS encoding FUSC family protein, protein MPTRAVGGRARISRRLQHRDPDNDALRRAVRAAVVVPLAAAVSFAVAGDSAQTPLFTLFGSVALLVLSDFPGNRQSRALGYAGLGVNGFVLITLGTLVAPYAGPAVLVMFVLGVVVTFSGVLSETLAAGQRATLMVFVLPACTPVGPIGERLLGWAIALAVCVPAALFVLPPRHHGQLRRRAARACQALADRLDGRASAADVTAAMDALRRTFLNADFRPVGLSAGSRALVRVVDDLEWVAERIGHDTGVPLRDRAAVVAVLRSAAAVLRISRPARRDAARADLDAALSELRTVAQGRWREDLEAILGAADDEQAVTLGRLLLQRRTVAATIGATGRIIVAAAAADARPVWARALGLRLPPTGASDRLLPETVALAHITAGFVANRAVALRNALRTGLGLAAAVAVTHLFPVEHGFWVVLGALSVLRSSALTTGTRVWRAVLGTGVGFLLGALLIAVVGVDPAVLWVLMPLAVFGSTYVPEIASFTAGQAAFTMMVLIFFNLIAPSGWQVGLIRVEDVVVGALVGVTVSVLLWPRGATASVTRAIDSARSIFARYLQVAVLRITRGAFEGRTDQVATAGHQALNASRVIDDAVRQYLSESSGETDFRAPVVRAFNRAIRLRSAADLIADIPTPPPLTAYPGVRQVLESHTEAVYARACGTPHPDRPSAPISDEFVCALRSEVRHDDLGVAAALPLLTVAALLGELELIYPLQPDPDPSAKVPPR, encoded by the coding sequence ATGCCCACCCGCGCGGTCGGCGGGCGGGCGCGCATTTCCCGGAGATTGCAGCACCGCGACCCCGACAACGACGCGCTGCGGCGGGCCGTGCGCGCCGCGGTGGTGGTGCCGCTGGCTGCGGCGGTCAGCTTCGCGGTGGCCGGCGACTCCGCCCAGACGCCGCTGTTCACGCTGTTCGGTTCGGTGGCCCTGCTGGTGCTCTCGGACTTTCCGGGCAACCGGCAGAGCCGCGCGCTGGGTTACGCGGGGCTGGGCGTCAACGGCTTCGTCCTGATCACGCTCGGCACCCTGGTGGCCCCGTATGCCGGGCCGGCGGTGCTGGTGATGTTCGTTCTCGGCGTCGTGGTCACCTTCTCCGGTGTGCTGAGCGAGACGTTGGCCGCGGGCCAGCGCGCCACCTTGATGGTCTTCGTGCTGCCGGCCTGCACCCCGGTCGGGCCGATCGGCGAGCGTCTGCTCGGCTGGGCCATCGCGCTGGCGGTGTGCGTGCCGGCGGCGCTGTTCGTGCTCCCGCCGCGCCACCACGGGCAATTGCGCCGACGTGCCGCCCGGGCCTGTCAGGCGCTGGCCGATCGGCTCGATGGTCGAGCCTCGGCCGCCGACGTCACCGCAGCGATGGACGCCCTTCGTAGAACCTTCCTGAACGCCGACTTCCGGCCGGTCGGCCTGTCGGCCGGCAGCCGTGCGCTGGTCCGCGTCGTCGACGACCTGGAATGGGTCGCCGAACGGATCGGTCACGACACCGGGGTGCCACTGCGCGACAGAGCCGCGGTGGTGGCGGTACTGCGGTCGGCCGCGGCGGTGCTGCGGATCTCCCGTCCCGCGCGCCGCGATGCGGCCCGTGCCGATCTGGATGCCGCGCTCAGCGAGCTGCGCACGGTGGCGCAGGGCCGGTGGCGGGAGGACCTCGAGGCGATCCTCGGGGCCGCCGACGACGAGCAGGCGGTCACCCTTGGTCGCCTGTTGCTGCAGCGACGCACCGTGGCCGCCACGATCGGAGCCACCGGGCGCATCATCGTCGCCGCGGCCGCGGCCGATGCCCGGCCGGTATGGGCCCGGGCACTGGGGTTGCGGCTGCCACCGACCGGCGCCTCGGACCGTCTACTGCCGGAAACCGTTGCCCTCGCACACATCACGGCGGGGTTTGTGGCCAACCGGGCGGTGGCGTTGCGCAACGCGCTGCGCACCGGGTTGGGTTTGGCCGCGGCGGTCGCGGTCACCCACCTGTTCCCGGTCGAACACGGGTTCTGGGTGGTGCTCGGCGCGCTGTCGGTGCTGCGTAGCAGCGCCTTGACCACCGGGACGCGGGTGTGGCGCGCGGTGTTGGGCACCGGCGTCGGATTCCTGTTGGGCGCGCTGCTGATTGCGGTGGTCGGTGTCGACCCTGCCGTGCTGTGGGTGTTGATGCCGCTGGCGGTGTTCGGCTCGACGTATGTGCCCGAGATCGCGTCGTTCACCGCCGGGCAGGCCGCGTTCACGATGATGGTGCTGATCTTCTTCAACTTGATCGCGCCGAGCGGGTGGCAGGTCGGCCTGATCCGGGTCGAGGACGTGGTGGTGGGCGCGCTGGTCGGTGTGACGGTGTCGGTACTGCTGTGGCCGCGGGGCGCCACCGCATCGGTCACCCGTGCCATCGACTCGGCCCGCAGCATCTTCGCCCGCTATCTGCAGGTGGCGGTCCTGCGCATCACCCGAGGCGCGTTCGAAGGCCGCACCGATCAGGTCGCGACGGCCGGTCATCAGGCCCTGAACGCCTCGCGGGTGATCGATGATGCGGTGCGCCAGTATCTCTCGGAGAGCAGCGGTGAGACGGACTTTCGGGCCCCTGTGGTGCGGGCGTTCAACCGGGCCATCCGGCTGCGTTCGGCGGCCGACCTGATCGCCGACATCCCGACACCGCCGCCGTTGACGGCTTATCCGGGCGTCCGGCAGGTTCTCGAATCGCACACCGAGGCGGTGTACGCGCGGGCGTGCGGGACGCCGCACCCGGACCGGCCCTCGGCGCCGATCAGCGACGAGTTCGTGTGCGCGTTGCGCTCCGAGGTCCGCCACGACGACCTCGGGGTGGCCGCCGCGCTGCCACTGCTCACGGTGGCTGCGCTGCTCGGCGAGCTGGAGCTGATCTACCCGCTGCAGCCCGATCCCGACCCGTCAGCCAAAGTGCCGCCACGGTAG
- a CDS encoding TetR/AcrR family transcriptional regulator, whose protein sequence is MGAVSSREAFFETGLTVLADLGYGGLKLAVVCQRLGVTTGSFYHYFSSWSAYTRELVMHWRDSTTDAVIEAAGSEPDPRLRIDRLIQNGLTLPHSAEGAIRAWSAVDPDVRAVQAAVDRQRFDALHDCALQILHHPRQAQLFAAWGVYLLVGYEQATLPADLAGLGWIVDQMLDTLDSGRFASVPDDD, encoded by the coding sequence GTGGGGGCGGTGTCGTCGCGGGAGGCGTTCTTCGAAACCGGGCTGACGGTGCTCGCCGATCTGGGCTACGGCGGTTTGAAGCTGGCCGTGGTGTGTCAGCGGTTGGGGGTCACGACCGGTTCCTTCTACCACTACTTCTCCAGTTGGTCGGCCTACACCCGCGAGCTGGTGATGCACTGGCGCGACAGCACGACCGACGCGGTGATCGAGGCCGCCGGTTCCGAACCCGATCCGCGGCTGCGCATCGACCGGCTGATCCAGAACGGGCTGACCCTGCCGCACAGTGCCGAAGGCGCCATCCGGGCCTGGAGTGCCGTCGACCCGGACGTGCGTGCGGTACAGGCCGCCGTCGACCGTCAGCGCTTCGACGCCCTGCATGACTGCGCGCTGCAGATCCTGCACCACCCGCGGCAGGCGCAGCTGTTCGCCGCGTGGGGCGTGTACCTGCTGGTGGGTTACGAGCAGGCCACCCTGCCCGCCGATCTCGCCGGGCTCGGGTGGATCGTCGACCAGATGCTCGACACGCTGGACTCCGGCCGATTCGCCTCGGTACCCGACGATGACTGA
- a CDS encoding TetR/AcrR family transcriptional regulator, with the protein MPYTASRGPGRPPAAKAAETRERIVRAAREVFSELGYDAATFQAIAVRADLTRPAINHYFSSKRVLWAEVVRQTNASVVSAGIARAHDHTRLVDRLAAFLVTATQVDSDNRGAAAFLVTSVLENQRHPELIDDEHDPLKNSRAFVGWVVEDAITRGELSTDTDIEQLVEMLVAVLWGIGFYAGFVGDQTNLSSVIHKLELLLAHKLWNISE; encoded by the coding sequence GTGCCGTACACGGCGAGTCGAGGGCCAGGCCGTCCTCCCGCAGCGAAGGCCGCGGAGACGCGGGAGCGCATCGTGCGCGCTGCTCGTGAAGTTTTCAGCGAACTGGGTTACGACGCAGCCACTTTCCAGGCTATTGCGGTTCGTGCCGATCTCACGCGTCCTGCGATCAACCACTACTTTTCCAGCAAACGCGTGCTGTGGGCTGAGGTGGTGCGGCAGACCAATGCCTCGGTTGTTAGCGCCGGCATTGCCCGCGCGCACGATCACACCCGTCTGGTGGACCGGCTGGCGGCGTTCCTGGTCACCGCCACCCAGGTCGATTCGGACAACCGGGGCGCGGCGGCGTTCCTGGTGACCTCGGTGCTGGAGAACCAGCGCCATCCCGAGTTGATCGACGACGAGCACGACCCGCTGAAGAACTCACGGGCGTTCGTCGGCTGGGTGGTCGAGGACGCGATCACCCGGGGTGAGCTCAGCACCGACACCGATATCGAACAGCTGGTCGAGATGTTGGTTGCGGTGTTGTGGGGGATCGGTTTCTACGCCGGTTTTGTCGGTGATCAGACCAACCTGAGCTCGGTCATCCACAAGCTGGAACTGCTTCTCGCGCACAAGCTTTGGAATATCAGCGAATAG
- a CDS encoding class I SAM-dependent methyltransferase has translation MSSLRTDDDTWDIASSVGATAVMVAAARAAETERPDPLIRDPYATLLVTHAGTGAWEHMLDRALVERITEADPEIGALFEHMGAYQAVRTHFFDRFFAEAADAGIRQVVILAAGLDSRAFRLSWPAGTTVFEIDQPKVLEYKAATLSAHSVAATAQRRAVAVDLRQDWPAALKAAGFDATVPTAWLAEGLLMYLPADAQDRLFTQITDLSAAGSRVAAESMGIHAPDRRERMRTRFAAVTAELGIDEPMDIAELTYDDPDRAEVADWLNRHGWRAAATASRDEMRRLGRFVEIADSDEESFSTFTTAVRG, from the coding sequence ATGAGTTCACTGCGCACCGATGACGACACCTGGGACATCGCCTCCAGTGTCGGCGCCACCGCGGTCATGGTCGCCGCGGCCCGCGCCGCCGAGACCGAGCGCCCGGACCCGCTGATCCGCGACCCGTACGCCACCCTGCTGGTCACCCATGCCGGAACCGGAGCCTGGGAACACATGCTCGACCGGGCCCTGGTGGAGCGGATCACCGAGGCCGACCCCGAGATCGGCGCGTTGTTCGAGCACATGGGCGCCTACCAGGCCGTGCGTACACACTTCTTCGACCGATTCTTCGCCGAGGCCGCCGACGCGGGCATCCGCCAGGTCGTCATCCTGGCTGCCGGTCTGGATTCCCGGGCGTTCCGGCTGTCCTGGCCGGCCGGTACCACCGTCTTCGAGATCGATCAGCCCAAGGTGCTGGAGTACAAGGCCGCCACCCTGTCTGCCCACAGTGTGGCCGCCACCGCGCAGCGGCGCGCGGTCGCCGTCGACCTGCGACAGGACTGGCCGGCTGCGCTGAAGGCCGCCGGTTTCGACGCCACAGTGCCCACGGCGTGGCTGGCCGAGGGACTGCTGATGTATCTGCCCGCCGACGCCCAGGACCGGCTGTTCACCCAGATCACCGACCTCAGCGCCGCCGGGAGCCGGGTTGCCGCCGAATCGATGGGCATCCACGCCCCGGACCGGCGCGAACGGATGCGGACGCGATTCGCCGCCGTCACCGCCGAACTCGGGATCGACGAACCGATGGACATCGCCGAGCTGACCTACGACGATCCCGACCGCGCTGAGGTCGCCGACTGGCTCAACCGGCACGGTTGGCGGGCTGCGGCCACCGCGTCGCGGGACGAGATGCGCCGGCTCGGACGCTTCGTCGAGATCGCCGACAGTGACGAAGAGTCATTCTCGACGTTCACCACCGCGGTGCGGGGCTGA
- a CDS encoding aldehyde dehydrogenase family protein translates to MTTESAAPVHTPNPTSTDIPAVVGRLRKTFATGRTRSVEWRKNQLRALERLMTDNEGAIAEALEKDLGRAPFEAWLADIASTAGEAAYAAKNVRKWMKRRYRMLEMSQLPGLGWVEYEPYGTVLIIGAWNFPFALTLGPAVGAIAAGNTVVLKPSEVAPASSALMAELVPRYLDNDAIAVVEGDGAVSQELINQGFDHLIFTGGTEIGRKVYESAASHLTPVTLELGGKSPVIVAADADIEVAAQRIAWTKLINSGQICIAPDYLLVEAPVRDKLVAEIRKAVDKFEAGNPGGKKIVNERHFNRLASALAATKGSVAVGGQTDAVNVKIAPTVVVDPDPAEPLMTDEIFGPILPIVTVKNLDEAISFVNARPKPLAAYLFTKSKAVRERVIKEVPAGGMVVNHLIFHFATHKLPFGGVGPSGLGAYHGKFGFETFSHSKSVLTKPTRPDIGAFIYPPYTEKAWKLARKLF, encoded by the coding sequence ATGACCACTGAATCTGCCGCCCCGGTCCACACACCCAACCCCACCAGCACCGACATCCCCGCCGTCGTCGGCCGGCTGCGCAAGACGTTCGCCACCGGGCGTACCCGCAGCGTCGAATGGCGCAAGAATCAGCTGCGCGCCCTGGAACGCCTGATGACCGACAACGAAGGCGCGATCGCCGAGGCGCTGGAGAAGGACCTCGGCCGCGCCCCGTTCGAAGCCTGGCTCGCCGACATCGCCAGCACCGCCGGCGAGGCGGCCTATGCAGCCAAGAACGTGCGCAAGTGGATGAAGCGCCGCTACCGGATGCTGGAGATGTCGCAGCTGCCCGGCCTGGGCTGGGTGGAGTACGAGCCCTACGGCACCGTCCTGATCATCGGCGCATGGAACTTCCCGTTCGCACTCACGCTGGGCCCGGCCGTCGGCGCCATCGCCGCCGGAAACACCGTGGTGCTCAAACCGTCCGAGGTTGCCCCGGCATCCTCGGCGTTGATGGCCGAGCTGGTGCCGCGCTACCTGGACAACGACGCGATCGCCGTGGTCGAGGGTGACGGCGCGGTCAGCCAGGAACTGATCAACCAGGGATTCGACCACCTGATCTTCACCGGCGGCACCGAAATCGGCCGCAAGGTCTACGAGAGCGCGGCATCGCATCTGACGCCGGTCACCCTCGAGCTGGGCGGCAAGAGCCCGGTGATCGTGGCCGCCGACGCCGACATCGAGGTCGCCGCGCAGCGCATCGCCTGGACCAAGCTGATCAACTCCGGCCAGATCTGCATCGCGCCGGACTACCTGCTGGTCGAGGCGCCGGTGCGGGACAAGCTCGTCGCCGAGATCCGCAAGGCGGTCGACAAGTTCGAAGCCGGCAACCCCGGCGGCAAGAAGATCGTCAACGAGCGGCACTTCAACCGGCTGGCCTCGGCACTGGCCGCCACCAAAGGCTCGGTGGCCGTCGGTGGCCAGACCGATGCGGTCAACGTCAAGATCGCCCCGACCGTCGTGGTCGACCCCGACCCCGCCGAGCCGCTGATGACCGACGAGATCTTCGGGCCGATTCTGCCGATCGTCACCGTGAAGAACCTCGACGAGGCCATCTCGTTCGTCAATGCCCGGCCCAAGCCGCTGGCGGCCTACCTGTTCACCAAGTCCAAGGCGGTGCGCGAACGGGTGATCAAAGAGGTCCCGGCCGGCGGCATGGTGGTCAACCACCTGATCTTCCACTTCGCCACCCACAAGCTGCCTTTCGGCGGTGTCGGGCCGTCCGGCCTGGGTGCCTATCACGGCAAGTTCGGCTTCGAGACTTTCAGCCACAGCAAGTCGGTGCTGACCAAGCCGACCCGACCCGACATCGGCGCCTTCATCTACCCGCCGTATACAGAGAAGGCGTGGAAGCTGGCGCGCAAGCTGTTTTAG
- a CDS encoding SDR family oxidoreductase: MPGVQDRVIVVTGAGGGLGREYALTLAREGASVVVNDLGGARDGTGAGSAMADEVVKEIKDAGGRAVANYDSVAEPEGAANIIKTAVDEFGKVDGVVSNAGILRDGTFHKMEFANWDAVLKVHLYGGYNVIRAAWPHFRENGFGRVVVATSTSGLFGNFGQANYGAAKLGLVGLINTLAQEGAKYNIKANAVAPIAATRMTQDILPPEVFEKLTPEYVAPIVSYLCTEEVPDTASVFIVGGGKVQRVALFQNSGVTFTEVPSVDDVAAKWGEITDLSAAERATFSLG; this comes from the coding sequence GTGCCAGGAGTGCAGGATCGCGTCATCGTCGTCACGGGTGCCGGAGGTGGTCTGGGCCGTGAGTACGCGCTGACGCTGGCCCGCGAGGGCGCCAGCGTCGTCGTCAACGACCTCGGCGGAGCACGCGACGGAACCGGCGCCGGGTCGGCCATGGCCGACGAGGTGGTCAAGGAGATCAAGGACGCCGGCGGGCGCGCCGTGGCCAACTACGACTCCGTCGCCGAACCCGAGGGTGCGGCCAACATCATCAAGACCGCTGTCGACGAGTTCGGCAAGGTCGACGGCGTGGTCAGCAATGCGGGCATTCTGCGCGACGGCACCTTCCACAAGATGGAGTTCGCCAACTGGGACGCCGTGCTCAAGGTGCACCTCTACGGCGGATACAACGTGATCCGGGCCGCCTGGCCGCACTTCCGTGAGAACGGCTTCGGCCGGGTCGTCGTCGCGACCTCGACCAGCGGTCTGTTCGGCAACTTCGGACAGGCCAATTACGGGGCCGCCAAGCTGGGCCTGGTCGGGCTGATCAACACGCTGGCCCAGGAGGGCGCGAAGTACAACATCAAGGCCAACGCGGTCGCCCCGATCGCCGCGACCCGGATGACCCAGGACATCCTGCCGCCGGAGGTGTTCGAGAAGCTCACCCCGGAATACGTGGCGCCGATCGTGTCCTACCTGTGCACCGAAGAGGTGCCCGACACCGCGTCGGTGTTCATCGTCGGTGGCGGCAAGGTGCAGCGGGTGGCGCTGTTCCAGAACAGCGGGGTGACGTTCACCGAGGTGCCCTCGGTCGACGACGTCGCCGCCAAGTGGGGCGAGATCACCGACCTGTCGGCAGCCGAGCGGGCTACCTTCAGCCTCGGCTAG
- a CDS encoding NADPH:quinone oxidoreductase family protein, with the protein MKALVAQELIGPAGLAYTDVEDVCADDAVVLDVGAAGVCFPDLLMLRGEYQMKVPAPFVPGLEVAGTVRSAPEGSGLDVGQRVSAFSLLGAWAEQVAVPVGSVVPTNDALDDGSAVCLLGNYYTMYFALHRRGGLQPGETVLVLGSGGGVGTAAVQIAKTLGAKVIAMVHRASAREFVESLGADVVLPLTEGWLDAVKSETGGRGVDLVVDPIGGTAFDDAIRALATEGRLLVIGFAAGGIPTVKVNRLLLRNVSVVGVGWGEFVNRTPGAQAEVGAALAGLVAAGLRPPAPVRFPLSDGVAALQALADGTIHGKLVLEP; encoded by the coding sequence ATGAAAGCCCTTGTCGCACAAGAGCTCATCGGCCCTGCTGGACTGGCCTACACCGACGTCGAGGATGTCTGCGCTGACGATGCGGTGGTGCTCGACGTGGGTGCGGCCGGTGTGTGCTTTCCCGACCTGCTGATGCTGCGCGGCGAGTACCAGATGAAGGTGCCCGCCCCGTTCGTCCCAGGACTCGAGGTCGCCGGAACGGTGAGGTCAGCACCGGAAGGCTCGGGACTGGATGTCGGACAGCGGGTCTCGGCGTTCAGCCTGCTGGGCGCCTGGGCCGAGCAAGTGGCGGTGCCGGTGGGCAGCGTGGTGCCGACCAACGATGCGCTCGACGACGGGTCGGCGGTGTGCCTGCTGGGCAATTACTACACGATGTATTTCGCGCTGCACCGCCGCGGCGGGTTGCAGCCCGGTGAGACGGTGTTGGTGCTCGGGTCCGGCGGTGGAGTCGGCACCGCTGCGGTGCAGATCGCGAAAACATTGGGCGCCAAGGTCATCGCAATGGTGCACCGGGCCTCGGCCCGCGAGTTCGTCGAATCGCTGGGCGCCGACGTGGTGCTGCCCTTGACCGAGGGCTGGCTCGATGCCGTCAAGAGTGAGACCGGTGGCCGCGGTGTGGACCTGGTGGTCGATCCGATCGGCGGAACGGCCTTTGACGATGCGATAAGAGCCCTGGCCACCGAGGGCCGGTTACTGGTGATCGGCTTCGCCGCCGGTGGCATCCCGACCGTCAAGGTCAATCGACTGTTGTTGCGCAATGTCAGCGTCGTCGGCGTCGGCTGGGGTGAGTTCGTCAACCGCACACCGGGCGCGCAGGCCGAGGTCGGCGCGGCGCTGGCGGGTCTGGTCGCCGCCGGGCTCAGACCGCCCGCCCCGGTGCGTTTTCCGCTGTCCGACGGGGTGGCGGCGCTGCAGGCACTCGCCGACGGCACGATCCACGGAAAGCTCGTCCTGGAGCCGTGA
- a CDS encoding haloacid dehalogenase type II: MPIRALAFDVFGTVVDWRSSVIAELTDFGDRNDVSADWQRFADDWRAGYVPAMDRVRRGELPWTRLDDLHRGRLVELLDGAGITVGDNEIDDLNRVWHRLDPWPDSVAGLQRLKQRYLITTLSNGNVSLLTHMAKRAGLPWDCVLSAEIFRHYKPDPQAYLGCAEILDVAPEELMLVAAHPADLRAARSAGLRTAFVFRALEHGPERTLRRPAAGEFDITADDFHDLADQLGI; the protein is encoded by the coding sequence ATGCCGATCCGCGCGCTGGCCTTCGACGTGTTCGGCACGGTGGTGGACTGGCGCTCCAGCGTCATCGCCGAACTCACCGACTTCGGCGACCGCAACGACGTCTCGGCGGACTGGCAGCGCTTCGCCGACGACTGGCGGGCCGGCTACGTCCCCGCGATGGATCGGGTCCGTCGCGGTGAGTTGCCGTGGACGCGACTCGACGATCTGCATCGCGGACGCCTGGTCGAACTCCTCGACGGGGCCGGAATCACCGTCGGCGACAACGAGATCGACGACCTGAACCGGGTGTGGCACCGGCTGGACCCGTGGCCGGACTCGGTTGCGGGCCTGCAGCGCCTCAAGCAGCGCTACCTGATCACCACACTGTCGAACGGCAACGTGTCCCTGCTGACCCACATGGCCAAGCGCGCCGGTCTGCCGTGGGACTGCGTGCTCTCGGCGGAGATCTTCCGGCACTACAAGCCCGACCCGCAGGCCTACCTGGGCTGCGCCGAGATCCTCGACGTCGCACCCGAAGAGTTGATGCTGGTCGCCGCGCATCCGGCCGACCTGCGCGCCGCACGCTCAGCGGGGTTGCGCACGGCGTTCGTCTTCCGTGCGCTCGAACACGGCCCCGAACGCACCTTGCGCAGACCGGCGGCCGGCGAATTCGACATCACTGCAGATGATTTCCACGACCTCGCCGACCAGTTGGGTATCTGA
- a CDS encoding methyltransferase domain-containing protein, whose product MSEVTTTLPPALQKALRLLTDPPENPDASRGYLDLVGEQPAAQKNTGPIQALWASRLGSLFYDNAQTVMRRVLTAWHQPTEWLNLPVGGVALDVGSGPGNVTAALGRAVGPGGLALGVDISEPMLARAVAAEAGPTVGFLRADAQHLPLRDESVDAVVSIAMLQLIPEPATAIAEMVRVLRSGRRIAVMVPTAGPAAALSRFLPDVGAHLFDDDQLADTFEELGLVSVRTKVIGTVQWVRGRKP is encoded by the coding sequence ATGAGTGAAGTCACCACGACGCTGCCGCCCGCACTGCAGAAGGCGTTGCGGCTGCTCACCGACCCACCGGAGAATCCCGACGCCAGCCGGGGATATCTGGACCTCGTCGGGGAGCAGCCCGCCGCGCAGAAGAACACCGGCCCGATCCAGGCGCTGTGGGCGTCGCGGCTCGGATCGCTGTTCTATGACAATGCCCAGACGGTGATGCGCCGGGTGCTGACGGCCTGGCACCAACCGACGGAATGGCTCAACCTGCCCGTCGGCGGCGTCGCCCTCGACGTCGGCAGCGGACCCGGCAATGTGACCGCAGCGCTGGGGCGTGCGGTCGGCCCGGGCGGGCTGGCGCTGGGCGTCGACATCTCCGAGCCGATGCTGGCCCGCGCTGTGGCCGCCGAAGCGGGACCCACCGTCGGATTCCTGCGTGCCGACGCGCAACATCTGCCGTTGCGCGACGAGTCGGTCGACGCGGTGGTGTCGATCGCGATGTTGCAGCTGATCCCGGAACCGGCCACCGCGATCGCGGAGATGGTGCGAGTGTTGCGCTCCGGCCGACGGATCGCGGTGATGGTGCCGACCGCCGGTCCGGCCGCGGCCCTGTCCCGGTTCCTCCCCGACGTCGGTGCGCACCTGTTCGACGACGACCAGTTGGCCGATACCTTCGAGGAGCTCGGTCTGGTCAGCGTGCGCACCAAGGTGATCGGGACCGTGCAGTGGGTGCGAGGCCGGAAGCCCTGA
- a CDS encoding DUF456 domain-containing protein, whose product MSVAGILLVALAIAVGLAGIIVPILPGAVLVIAAIGVWAFVVGTATSWIVFAVAAVLIGAATIVKYTWPVQRMRRAEVRTSVLVVGGVAGVVGFFVVPVIGLLIGFVLGVFAAEMGIRRDVVRAWASTVHALKGVALSVGVDLIGALLATAAWVVGVFLTL is encoded by the coding sequence GTGAGTGTCGCCGGCATCCTCCTGGTCGCGCTGGCGATCGCCGTCGGGCTGGCCGGCATCATCGTGCCGATCCTGCCCGGCGCGGTGCTGGTGATCGCCGCGATCGGGGTATGGGCGTTCGTCGTCGGCACCGCCACCTCGTGGATTGTCTTCGCCGTGGCCGCCGTGCTGATCGGGGCAGCCACGATCGTCAAGTACACCTGGCCGGTGCAGCGGATGCGGCGGGCCGAGGTGCGCACCTCGGTGCTGGTGGTCGGCGGGGTGGCCGGTGTCGTCGGCTTCTTCGTCGTCCCGGTGATCGGCCTGCTGATCGGATTCGTCCTCGGCGTGTTCGCCGCGGAGATGGGGATCCGTCGCGACGTGGTACGGGCCTGGGCCTCGACAGTGCACGCGCTCAAAGGGGTGGCGCTGTCGGTCGGCGTCGATCTGATCGGTGCCCTGCTGGCGACCGCGGCCTGGGTGGTCGGCGTCTTCCTGACGCTTTAG